From Halomicrobium salinisoli, the proteins below share one genomic window:
- a CDS encoding UPF0175 family protein, translated as MATIEIDDDVYEALQVPEEERSQAMKRELAVSLYAQGILSFGKARELAEMSKRAFHDLLGDREIPRHYTEAEFDEDLEYASK; from the coding sequence ATGGCTACCATCGAGATCGACGACGACGTCTACGAGGCGTTGCAGGTCCCCGAAGAGGAGCGGTCGCAGGCGATGAAGCGAGAGCTAGCGGTGTCGCTGTACGCGCAGGGCATTCTCTCGTTCGGGAAAGCGCGCGAGTTAGCCGAGATGTCCAAGCGGGCGTTCCACGACTTGCTCGGGGACCGCGAAATCCCGCGACACTACACCGAGGCCGAGTTCGACGAGGACCTCGAGTATGCCAGCAAGTGA
- a CDS encoding mechanosensitive ion channel family protein, whose translation MTGAAIPLQSGVIAEFLDNAGIPADYAGPIDQALSFLIAFVAVYLLGRILVLPAVNRALRSRNLDAHARKPLRRVASIVVLFAAVGVAFSFAGFGNILTALATVGAAATLAIGFAMQDVLKNFVAGIFIYTDEPFRIGDWIEWDDNAGIVEDISLRVSRVRTFDNELLTVPNSQLTDDVIKNPVAKDKLRMKIDFGIGYDDDIQAATEIVVEEAEAHPEILEDPAPSVRLVELGDSSVGLQSRVWIANPSRSDFVKVKSDYVQAVKERFDDQDVDIPYPNRTIGGEIEFTNVDAMAEPTTNDD comes from the coding sequence ATGACGGGGGCAGCGATCCCGCTGCAGTCGGGCGTCATCGCGGAGTTCCTCGACAACGCCGGGATCCCGGCCGACTACGCGGGACCGATCGACCAGGCGCTGTCGTTCCTCATCGCCTTCGTCGCCGTCTACCTCCTCGGACGGATCCTCGTCCTCCCGGCGGTGAACCGCGCGCTCCGCTCGCGTAATCTGGACGCCCACGCACGCAAGCCGCTCCGGCGGGTCGCCAGCATCGTCGTCCTGTTCGCCGCCGTCGGCGTCGCCTTCTCGTTCGCCGGGTTCGGCAACATCCTCACCGCGCTGGCGACCGTCGGCGCCGCCGCGACGCTCGCTATCGGGTTCGCCATGCAGGACGTGCTGAAGAACTTCGTCGCGGGCATCTTCATCTACACCGACGAGCCGTTCCGCATCGGCGACTGGATCGAGTGGGACGACAACGCCGGCATCGTCGAGGACATCTCCCTGCGGGTCTCCCGCGTTCGCACCTTCGACAACGAACTCCTGACCGTCCCGAACTCCCAGCTGACCGACGACGTCATCAAGAACCCCGTCGCCAAGGACAAACTCCGCATGAAGATCGACTTCGGCATCGGCTACGACGACGACATCCAGGCGGCCACGGAGATCGTCGTCGAGGAGGCCGAGGCCCACCCCGAGATCCTCGAGGACCCCGCGCCGAGCGTCCGCCTCGTCGAACTCGGCGACTCCTCGGTCGGCCTCCAGTCCCGCGTCTGGATCGCCAATCCGAGTCGCTCCGACTTCGTGAAGGTCAAGAGCGACTACGTGCAGGCCGTCAAGGAGCGGTTCGACGATCAGGACGTCGACATCCCCTACCCGAACCGCACCATCGGCGGCGAGATCGAGTTTACCAACGTCGACGCGATGGCGGAACCCACGACAAACGACGACTAA
- a CDS encoding YhbY family RNA-binding protein, with protein sequence MTDEDRTRQIHELDATLRVGKSGVESVADELNSQLQDRDLVKVKFLRSALGGTTIDEAAADLADLASAEVVETRGHTAVFER encoded by the coding sequence ATGACCGACGAGGACCGCACGCGGCAGATACACGAACTCGACGCGACGCTGCGCGTCGGCAAGAGCGGCGTCGAATCGGTGGCGGACGAACTGAACTCCCAGCTGCAGGACCGCGACCTGGTGAAGGTCAAGTTCCTCCGGTCGGCGCTGGGCGGGACGACCATCGACGAGGCCGCGGCCGACCTCGCCGACCTCGCGAGCGCCGAGGTGGTCGAGACCCGCGGCCACACGGCCGTCTTCGAGCGATGA
- a CDS encoding ribonuclease P protein component 4, with amino-acid sequence MTGRETDIARERVERLEGLAREAAADGADDRAREYVRRARRVAERNRLRLPRSFERFTCDACDAYLRPGRNARVRTRDGHVVITCDCGAQSRYPYE; translated from the coding sequence ATGACCGGCCGGGAGACCGATATCGCCCGCGAGCGCGTCGAGCGGCTTGAGGGACTCGCCCGCGAGGCCGCCGCCGACGGCGCGGACGACCGCGCCCGCGAGTACGTCCGCCGCGCCCGCCGGGTCGCCGAGCGCAACCGCCTTCGGCTGCCGCGCTCGTTCGAGCGGTTCACCTGTGACGCCTGCGACGCCTACCTCCGCCCCGGCCGAAACGCCCGCGTCAGAACGCGGGACGGCCACGTCGTGATCACCTGCGACTGCGGCGCACAGTCGCGGTACCCCTACGAATAG
- a CDS encoding glycosyltransferase family 4 protein — protein MRVCNYLEIEGWLDRSGIGTSVDHQRAALSDAGVDVVTEPWVDGDPASAAAAKLSGGRFFRDVDLLHCNMIGPGTVAAVRGAKRADTPVVLHSHVTREDFRDSFRGANVVAPALGRYLKWFYSQADLVLCPSEYTREVLSSYPVDAPIRSITNGIDLDRLVGFEGYRDEYRERYGLDGLCAFAVGNVFERKGVSTFCRVAERTDYDFAWFGTYETGPSASSTVRRWTSNPPENVTFSGWVDDIRGAYGAGDVFFFPAKVENQGIVVLEAMACGKACVISDIPAFREYYEDGHDCLMCSTEEEYVEALDRLAGDPDLRERLGENAKETAREHGLDRVGEQLVEHYERLL, from the coding sequence GTGCGCGTCTGCAACTACCTGGAGATCGAGGGGTGGCTCGACCGCAGCGGGATCGGGACGTCCGTGGACCACCAGCGGGCGGCGCTCTCCGACGCCGGCGTCGACGTGGTCACCGAGCCCTGGGTCGACGGCGACCCCGCGAGCGCGGCCGCCGCGAAGCTCTCCGGCGGGCGCTTCTTCCGGGACGTGGACCTGCTGCACTGCAACATGATCGGGCCGGGGACGGTCGCCGCCGTGCGCGGCGCGAAGCGGGCCGACACGCCGGTCGTGCTCCACTCGCACGTCACCCGCGAGGACTTCCGGGACAGCTTCCGGGGCGCCAACGTCGTCGCGCCGGCGCTGGGACGCTACCTGAAGTGGTTCTACTCGCAGGCCGACCTGGTGCTCTGCCCCAGCGAGTACACGCGGGAGGTGCTCTCGTCCTACCCCGTCGACGCGCCCATCAGGTCGATCACGAACGGCATCGACCTGGACCGGCTCGTGGGGTTCGAGGGGTACAGAGACGAGTACCGCGAGCGCTACGGACTTGACGGCCTCTGTGCGTTCGCCGTCGGCAACGTCTTCGAGCGGAAGGGCGTCTCGACGTTCTGCCGGGTCGCCGAGCGGACCGACTACGACTTCGCCTGGTTCGGCACCTACGAGACGGGCCCGTCGGCGTCGTCGACGGTCAGGCGCTGGACGTCGAACCCGCCGGAGAACGTCACCTTCTCCGGCTGGGTGGACGACATCCGGGGCGCCTACGGCGCCGGCGACGTGTTCTTCTTCCCCGCGAAGGTCGAGAACCAGGGGATCGTCGTGCTGGAGGCGATGGCCTGCGGGAAGGCCTGCGTGATCTCCGACATCCCCGCGTTCCGCGAGTACTACGAGGACGGCCACGACTGCCTGATGTGCTCGACCGAGGAGGAGTACGTCGAGGCGCTGGACCGGCTCGCCGGGGACCCCGACCTGCGCGAGCGCCTGGGCGAGAACGCGAAGGAGACCGCCCGCGAGCACGGCCTCGACCGCGTCGGGGAGCAGTTGGTCGAGCACTACGAGCGGCTGCTCTGA
- a CDS encoding glycosyltransferase family 4 protein: MTLPRVAAFTDTYLPTVNGVTYTVKTWRDRWTDRGSRMDVVYPRSDHEARSGEFPVGSVPFPFYDGFRVGAPRIPGSVADADVVHAHTPFSLGLAADRLARKRGRPLVASYHTPTSEYAEYLAVNGTVERAIRSGANRYERWFFDRADVVVAPSERAASHLRRDVGVGTPVEVVPNGVDTDFFRPVDTDAFRERHDLPDGPLVGYTGRHGYEKCLDDIVAAAEELDVTLVFGGDGPAREDLERQAREAEVDARFLGFLDRAELPALYATLDVFAFPSPVETQGLVALEANACGTPVVGVDSGALADTIVDGETGYRYPEGDIPAFRERIERALAEYDDLRDRCIERRAATSVDQSVDRMAEIYEQVR, translated from the coding sequence ATGACACTGCCGCGCGTGGCCGCGTTCACGGACACGTACCTCCCGACCGTGAACGGCGTCACCTACACGGTCAAGACCTGGCGCGATCGCTGGACCGACCGCGGCAGTCGCATGGACGTCGTCTACCCCCGCAGCGATCACGAGGCCCGCAGCGGCGAGTTCCCCGTCGGGAGCGTCCCCTTTCCCTTCTACGACGGGTTCCGCGTCGGCGCGCCGCGGATCCCCGGGAGCGTGGCCGACGCCGACGTCGTCCACGCCCACACGCCGTTCAGCCTCGGCCTCGCGGCCGACCGGCTGGCCCGCAAGCGCGGGCGACCCCTGGTGGCCTCGTATCACACGCCCACCAGCGAGTACGCCGAGTACCTGGCCGTCAACGGCACCGTCGAACGGGCGATCCGATCAGGCGCGAACCGCTACGAGCGGTGGTTCTTCGACCGCGCTGACGTCGTCGTCGCGCCGAGCGAGCGCGCGGCGAGCCACCTCCGCCGTGACGTCGGCGTCGGCACGCCCGTCGAGGTGGTTCCGAACGGGGTGGACACGGACTTCTTCCGGCCCGTCGACACGGACGCCTTCCGGGAGCGACACGACCTGCCCGACGGCCCGCTCGTGGGCTACACCGGCCGCCACGGCTACGAGAAGTGCCTCGACGATATCGTGGCGGCCGCCGAGGAACTCGACGTGACGCTCGTGTTCGGCGGCGACGGCCCCGCCCGCGAGGACCTCGAGCGGCAGGCCCGCGAGGCCGAGGTGGACGCGCGCTTCCTGGGCTTTCTGGACCGGGCCGAACTCCCCGCGCTGTACGCGACGCTCGACGTCTTCGCGTTCCCCAGCCCGGTCGAGACGCAGGGCCTGGTCGCGCTGGAGGCCAACGCCTGCGGCACGCCCGTGGTCGGCGTCGACAGCGGCGCGCTGGCCGACACCATCGTCGACGGCGAGACCGGCTACCGCTACCCCGAGGGGGACATCCCGGCGTTCCGCGAGCGCATCGAGCGGGCGCTCGCGGAGTACGACGACCTCCGGGACCGCTGTATCGAGCGCCGCGCCGCGACGAGCGTGGACCAGTCGGTCGACCGGATGGCCGAGATCTACGAGCAGGTGCGATAG
- a CDS encoding PIG-L deacetylase family protein: protein MDETRSLLVVGAHPDDPSIKAGGIAATYVEAGHDVTFLSMTDGSAGHHETGRTALAARRKRETEAVAETLGVDYDVWDVPDGELLPTLENRERLIRYVREVDPDLVLAPRPNDYHPDHRYCARLVRDAAYMLVVPNVCPAVEPMDENPVVGYVADGFEKPTPFEPDVVLDVDDAVDAKLDALHCHESQLYEWLPHTFGILDDVPEGDAARREWLADEMAAHLEANTPMNVADRFRDELIERYGGDRGSDVGHAEAVEISEYGGELTDQQRDRLFFF from the coding sequence ATGGACGAGACGCGCTCCCTCCTGGTGGTCGGCGCCCACCCGGACGATCCCTCGATCAAGGCCGGGGGCATCGCCGCGACGTACGTCGAGGCCGGCCACGACGTCACCTTCCTCTCGATGACGGACGGCAGCGCCGGCCACCACGAGACGGGACGGACGGCGCTCGCCGCGCGCCGGAAGCGCGAGACGGAGGCCGTCGCGGAGACGCTGGGGGTCGACTACGACGTCTGGGACGTCCCGGACGGCGAGCTGCTGCCGACGCTAGAGAACCGCGAGCGGCTGATCCGCTACGTCCGCGAGGTCGACCCCGACCTCGTGCTCGCGCCGCGCCCCAACGACTACCACCCCGACCACCGCTACTGCGCGCGGCTGGTCCGCGACGCTGCGTACATGCTCGTCGTCCCCAACGTCTGCCCGGCGGTCGAGCCGATGGACGAGAACCCCGTCGTCGGCTACGTCGCCGACGGGTTCGAGAAGCCGACCCCCTTCGAGCCCGACGTCGTCCTCGACGTCGACGACGCCGTCGACGCGAAGCTCGACGCCCTGCACTGCCACGAGTCCCAGCTGTACGAGTGGCTGCCCCACACCTTCGGCATCCTCGACGACGTCCCCGAGGGCGACGCGGCGCGCCGCGAGTGGCTGGCCGACGAGATGGCGGCCCACCTCGAGGCCAACACCCCGATGAACGTCGCCGACCGCTTCCGCGACGAACTGATCGAGCGCTACGGCGGGGACCGGGGGAGCGACGTCGGCCACGCGGAGGCCGTCGAGATCTCGGAGTACGGGGGTGAGCTGACCGACCAGCAGCGGGATCGGCTGTTCTTCTTCTGA
- a CDS encoding HalOD1 output domain-containing protein, which produces MRDQSETDPQSTIFHRTIEPRESREHERVLAVIADVEDCDVTDLPPIYGRIDDVLEDLFSDPPVDEAQVEISFSYYGYRITVDQEGDMILRRLGDQSPADRVE; this is translated from the coding sequence ATGAGAGATCAGTCGGAGACGGACCCGCAGTCGACGATTTTCCACCGCACCATCGAGCCCCGAGAGTCGAGGGAACACGAGCGCGTCCTCGCCGTCATCGCCGACGTCGAGGACTGCGACGTGACGGACCTGCCGCCGATCTACGGCCGGATCGACGACGTCCTCGAGGACCTGTTCAGCGACCCGCCCGTCGACGAGGCGCAGGTCGAGATCTCCTTCTCCTACTACGGCTACCGGATCACCGTCGACCAGGAGGGCGACATGATCCTCCGACGGCTGGGCGACCAGTCACCGGCGGACCGGGTCGAATAG
- a CDS encoding M48 family metallopeptidase, producing MPSTRSLRSPLRLAALVGALVAFDAVFVVVTYWFGHVAVGASFTAADWEVAGLLADALRFETLPSVEVAAVGTLATLGVQSAFGYRKSVRTLPASDDGDADDEQSSDDAPDRDELEERIADHEAHRTRLEERVTALSHVADTAPPEVRLVDDGTPNSFVIGRPGERTLVATTALVETLDDDYLDAVLAHELAHLKNGDAFVMTAASFLPTVTRQVNDRVVDYFRTLHPRVETEEDWKSAWINYYGTITMLIAGPIALVASSALYVASGACYRLLSRIREFRADGAAVAICGSPAALAGALETLSRPQSRPSTDLRARTGVRELCILPHAIGGDGDEERDDAVARARRRCRGLIGRLLPSSHPPVERRVERLRARERDRRS from the coding sequence ATGCCCTCCACGCGATCGCTGCGGTCGCCGCTCCGCCTGGCAGCGCTCGTCGGTGCACTGGTCGCGTTCGACGCCGTCTTCGTGGTCGTCACCTACTGGTTCGGCCACGTGGCCGTTGGCGCGTCCTTTACCGCGGCGGACTGGGAGGTCGCGGGGCTGCTCGCGGACGCGCTTCGCTTCGAGACACTCCCGTCGGTCGAAGTGGCGGCTGTGGGAACGCTGGCCACGCTCGGCGTCCAGTCGGCGTTCGGGTACCGGAAGAGCGTTCGTACGCTCCCCGCTAGCGACGACGGCGATGCTGACGACGAGCAGTCCTCCGACGACGCGCCCGACCGCGACGAACTCGAGGAACGAATCGCTGACCACGAGGCCCACCGGACGCGTCTCGAGGAGCGTGTCACCGCCCTCTCCCACGTCGCGGACACGGCCCCGCCCGAGGTCAGACTCGTCGACGACGGGACGCCGAACAGCTTCGTGATCGGCCGGCCGGGCGAGCGCACGCTCGTCGCGACCACGGCCCTGGTCGAGACACTCGACGACGACTACCTCGACGCCGTCCTCGCGCACGAACTCGCCCACCTGAAGAACGGCGACGCGTTCGTGATGACCGCCGCGAGCTTCCTGCCGACCGTGACGCGCCAGGTCAACGACCGGGTCGTCGACTACTTCAGGACCCTCCATCCCCGGGTGGAGACAGAAGAGGACTGGAAGTCCGCCTGGATCAACTACTACGGTACGATCACCATGTTGATCGCCGGCCCCATCGCGCTCGTGGCATCCTCCGCGCTGTACGTCGCCAGCGGCGCGTGCTACCGGCTGCTCTCGCGGATCCGCGAGTTCCGCGCCGACGGCGCCGCGGTCGCCATCTGCGGGTCGCCGGCCGCGCTGGCCGGCGCGCTGGAGACGCTGTCGCGGCCGCAGTCGCGCCCGTCCACCGATCTACGGGCCCGGACGGGGGTGCGCGAACTCTGCATCCTGCCCCACGCTATCGGCGGCGACGGCGACGAGGAGCGCGACGACGCCGTCGCACGGGCGCGCCGTCGGTGCCGGGGCCTGATCGGTCGTCTCCTCCCGTCCTCGCACCCGCCCGTCGAGCGCCGCGTCGAGCGGTTGCGGGCCCGGGAGCGCGACCGCCGCTCGTGA
- the gatA gene encoding Asp-tRNA(Asn)/Glu-tRNA(Gln) amidotransferase subunit GatA: protein MSTEYNGYVTEERIEGADDGPLADWTVAVKDNISTKGVRTTCGSDMLADYVPPYDATVVERLTEAGATIPGKTNMDEFGMGTTTETSAFGATENPAAPGHVPGGSSGGSAAVVAAGDADAALGTDTGGSVRCPAAFCGVVGIKPTYGLVSRYGLVAYANSLEQIGPIAPTVEEAAELLEVIAGPDERDATTRDAREALRASDERAGDAREQENGADYEFADAADGDVDGMSIGVPTGLVEGADEEVVETFWDALNELESQGASYHEVDLPSVEHAVEAYYVIAMSEASSNLARFDGVRYGQSGGFEGDWNESFARSREDGFGAEVKRRILLGTYALSAGYQDKYYKKAQDARAWVKQDFDEALSEADVLASPTMPVPPMELGESLDDPLQMYLADANTTPVNLANLPAITVPAGETGDDLPVGLQFVGPAFGEREIIRAGSALA from the coding sequence ATGTCGACCGAGTACAACGGCTACGTCACGGAAGAGCGCATCGAGGGCGCCGACGACGGTCCCCTCGCCGACTGGACCGTCGCGGTCAAGGACAACATCTCCACCAAGGGCGTCCGCACGACCTGCGGGTCGGACATGCTGGCCGACTACGTGCCGCCCTACGACGCCACGGTCGTCGAGCGCCTGACCGAGGCCGGCGCGACCATCCCCGGGAAGACCAACATGGACGAGTTCGGGATGGGGACGACGACCGAGACGTCGGCGTTCGGCGCCACCGAGAACCCCGCCGCGCCGGGCCACGTTCCGGGGGGCTCCTCCGGCGGCTCGGCCGCGGTCGTGGCGGCCGGCGACGCCGACGCCGCGCTCGGCACCGACACCGGCGGCTCGGTCCGCTGTCCCGCCGCCTTCTGCGGCGTCGTCGGCATCAAGCCCACCTACGGACTGGTCTCCCGGTACGGGCTGGTCGCCTACGCCAACTCGCTGGAACAGATCGGTCCCATCGCGCCCACCGTCGAGGAGGCCGCCGAACTCCTGGAGGTCATCGCCGGGCCCGACGAGCGCGATGCTACCACCCGGGACGCGCGCGAGGCGCTACGCGCCTCGGACGAGCGAGCGGGCGACGCCCGCGAGCAAGAGAACGGCGCCGACTACGAGTTCGCCGACGCCGCCGACGGCGACGTCGACGGGATGTCCATCGGCGTGCCCACGGGGCTCGTCGAGGGCGCCGACGAGGAAGTCGTCGAGACGTTCTGGGACGCCCTGAACGAACTGGAGTCCCAGGGCGCGTCCTACCACGAGGTCGACCTGCCCTCCGTCGAGCACGCCGTCGAGGCCTACTACGTCATCGCGATGTCCGAGGCCTCCTCGAACCTGGCTCGCTTCGACGGCGTCCGCTACGGCCAGAGCGGCGGCTTCGAGGGCGACTGGAACGAGAGCTTCGCCCGCTCGCGCGAAGACGGCTTCGGCGCGGAGGTCAAGCGCCGGATCCTGCTCGGCACCTACGCCCTCTCGGCAGGATATCAGGACAAGTACTACAAGAAGGCCCAGGACGCCCGCGCCTGGGTCAAGCAGGACTTCGACGAGGCCCTCTCCGAGGCCGACGTCCTCGCCTCGCCGACGATGCCCGTCCCGCCGATGGAACTGGGCGAGAGCCTCGACGATCCCCTGCAGATGTACCTCGCCGACGCCAACACGACGCCGGTGAACCTCGCCAACCTCCCGGCGATCACCGTCCCCGCCGGCGAGACGGGCGACGACCTCCCGGTCGGCCTCCAGTTCGTCGGCCCCGCCTTCGGTGAACGGGAGATCATCCGCGCCGGCAGCGCGCTGGCCTGA
- the gatC gene encoding Asp-tRNA(Asn)/Glu-tRNA(Gln) amidotransferase subunit GatC, producing MSDDAVDPDDVRHVADLSRVDLDDEEVERFAAQFGDILSYFETLDEVPETDREADLTNVMRPDEVRDSLDREEALRNAPETEEGYFKGPKVS from the coding sequence ATGAGCGACGACGCCGTCGATCCGGACGACGTCCGCCACGTAGCGGACCTGTCCCGCGTCGACCTCGACGACGAGGAGGTCGAGCGGTTCGCGGCGCAGTTCGGCGACATCCTCTCGTACTTCGAGACGCTGGACGAGGTCCCCGAGACCGACCGCGAGGCGGACCTCACGAACGTGATGCGGCCCGACGAGGTCCGCGACAGTCTCGACCGGGAGGAGGCGCTGCGCAACGCCCCCGAGACCGAGGAGGGGTACTTCAAGGGGCCGAAGGTGTCGTAA
- a CDS encoding transcription initiation factor IIB, which yields MTDTTIRRYTSESERERTEETEDEQEQEEELVCPECGGDLVSDEERGETVCEECGLVVEEDEIDPGPEWRAFDSKEKDEKSRVGAPTTNMMHDKGLSTNIGWQDKDAYGNSLSSRQREKMQRLRTWNERFRTRDSKERNLKQALGEIDRMASALGLPENVRETASVIYRRALDEDLLPGRSIEGVATASLYAAARQAGTPRSLDELTAVSRVDKDEIARTYRYVVRELGLEIQPADPESYVPRFSSDLELSDEVERRARQLLQNAKEQGVHSGKSPVGLAAAAVYAASLLTNEKVTQSEVSEVANISEVTIRNRYHELLEAEEDIQSI from the coding sequence ATGACCGACACCACTATCAGACGGTACACGAGCGAGAGCGAGCGCGAGCGCACCGAGGAGACCGAGGACGAGCAGGAGCAGGAGGAGGAGCTGGTCTGTCCGGAGTGTGGTGGCGACCTGGTCTCCGACGAGGAACGCGGCGAGACGGTCTGCGAGGAGTGCGGTCTCGTCGTCGAGGAGGACGAGATCGACCCCGGTCCGGAGTGGCGTGCGTTCGACTCCAAGGAGAAAGACGAGAAGTCCCGCGTCGGCGCGCCGACGACCAACATGATGCACGACAAGGGGCTGTCGACGAACATCGGCTGGCAGGACAAGGACGCCTACGGTAACTCCCTGTCCTCGCGCCAGCGCGAGAAGATGCAGCGCCTCCGAACGTGGAACGAACGGTTCCGCACCCGCGACTCCAAGGAGCGCAACCTCAAGCAGGCACTGGGCGAGATCGATCGGATGGCCTCCGCGCTCGGGCTGCCCGAGAACGTCCGCGAGACCGCGTCGGTCATCTACCGCCGCGCGCTGGACGAGGACCTGCTGCCCGGCCGCTCGATCGAGGGGGTCGCGACGGCCTCGCTGTACGCCGCCGCGCGACAGGCCGGCACGCCCCGGTCGCTCGACGAACTCACCGCCGTCTCCCGAGTCGACAAGGACGAAATCGCTCGCACCTACCGCTACGTCGTCCGCGAACTCGGGCTGGAGATCCAGCCGGCCGACCCCGAGAGCTACGTCCCGCGGTTCTCCTCCGACCTGGAGCTGTCCGACGAGGTCGAGCGCCGCGCCCGACAGCTCCTCCAGAACGCCAAGGAGCAGGGCGTCCACTCCGGCAAGTCGCCCGTCGGCCTCGCCGCGGCCGCCGTCTACGCGGCCTCGCTGCTGACCAACGAGAAGGTCACCCAGAGCGAGGTCTCGGAGGTCGCCAACATCTCCGAGGTCACCATCCGCAACCGCTACCACGAGCTGCTGGAGGCCGAAGAGGACATCCAGAGCATCTGA
- a CDS encoding NUDIX domain-containing protein has translation METTRHFTATTYVVHEGAVALHEHDGVGTWLPPGGHVDRDELPHETAVREVREELGIDVELVAEVGDVEGDTVEPLPQPRHFQLADVNVTEQGVGHQHVDMVYYARAPHREVDPADGEQPAEAWTWFDGEDLATDDRLDADVVAIGRRAIDAVSDRR, from the coding sequence ATGGAGACCACCCGTCACTTTACTGCGACCACGTACGTCGTCCACGAGGGAGCCGTCGCTCTCCACGAACACGACGGCGTCGGCACCTGGCTGCCGCCCGGCGGCCACGTCGACCGCGACGAACTCCCCCACGAGACGGCGGTCCGCGAGGTCCGCGAGGAGCTGGGTATCGACGTGGAGCTCGTCGCCGAGGTCGGCGACGTGGAGGGCGACACCGTCGAGCCGCTGCCCCAGCCCCGGCACTTCCAGCTCGCCGACGTCAACGTCACCGAGCAGGGCGTGGGCCACCAGCACGTCGACATGGTCTACTACGCCCGCGCTCCCCACCGCGAGGTCGACCCCGCCGACGGCGAGCAGCCCGCCGAGGCCTGGACGTGGTTCGACGGCGAGGACCTGGCGACCGACGACCGCCTCGACGCGGACGTCGTCGCCATCGGGCGCCGGGCCATCGACGCCGTGTCGGACCGCCGGTGA
- a CDS encoding asparagine synthase C-terminal domain-containing protein: MRGTDPDSVRRAVDGGDSLPGARGFAGPLDGALVRDVLGREPLFYDRSASDPTADGAWSHDRSVLSDPEPVPAGHRVTGDGAERLWSLPDPEPTEDDERAVAAVRDALDAAIEAISGADDGDASTAVAFSGGVDSALLAARLDAPLYVAGFPDSHDVEAARSAAALLDRDLTVVELTHDDIERAVPEIVAATGRTNAMDVQIALPLYLTAERVAADGHDRLVLGQGADELFGGYAKVAKAPDDPRVDADTVRGARREVLASLPDQLERDVLALRAAGVEPVTPLLSDRVVAAALELSGSQLVRGDERKWALRRAAAEWLPDGIVDRDKKAAQYGSLAARELDRLARQAGYKRRMDDHVTKYVESLVDE; the protein is encoded by the coding sequence ATGCGAGGGACCGATCCCGATTCGGTCAGGCGCGCCGTCGACGGCGGCGATTCGCTCCCGGGGGCGCGGGGCTTCGCCGGCCCGCTCGACGGCGCGCTCGTCCGGGACGTCCTCGGGCGGGAACCGCTGTTCTACGATCGGAGTGCGTCCGATCCCACCGCCGACGGCGCGTGGAGCCACGACCGCTCGGTACTCTCGGATCCCGAACCGGTCCCCGCGGGCCACCGCGTCACGGGCGACGGCGCCGAGCGGCTCTGGTCGCTGCCCGACCCGGAGCCGACCGAGGACGACGAGCGCGCCGTCGCGGCCGTCCGGGACGCGCTGGACGCCGCCATCGAGGCCATCTCGGGCGCGGACGACGGCGACGCGTCGACGGCCGTCGCATTCTCGGGCGGCGTCGACTCGGCGCTGCTGGCCGCCCGGCTGGACGCGCCGCTGTACGTCGCGGGCTTCCCGGACAGCCACGACGTGGAGGCGGCCCGGTCGGCGGCGGCCCTGCTGGATCGGGACCTGACGGTCGTCGAGTTGACCCACGACGACATCGAGCGAGCGGTGCCCGAGATCGTCGCCGCGACCGGCCGGACGAACGCCATGGACGTCCAGATCGCGCTGCCCCTCTACCTGACCGCCGAGCGCGTCGCAGCGGACGGACACGACCGGCTCGTTCTGGGGCAGGGCGCAGACGAGCTGTTCGGCGGCTACGCCAAGGTGGCGAAGGCGCCCGACGACCCCCGGGTCGACGCGGACACGGTCCGGGGAGCGCGCCGGGAGGTCCTCGCTTCCCTGCCCGACCAGCTCGAACGGGACGTCCTCGCGCTTCGCGCCGCGGGCGTCGAGCCGGTGACGCCGCTGCTTTCCGACCGCGTCGTCGCGGCGGCGCTGGAACTGTCGGGCTCACAGCTCGTCCGCGGCGACGAGCGCAAGTGGGCGCTCCGGCGGGCCGCGGCCGAGTGGCTCCCCGACGGAATCGTCGACCGGGACAAGAAGGCCGCACAGTACGGGAGCCTGGCCGCCCGGGAACTGGACCGGCTGGCCCGACAGGCCGGCTACAAGCGCCGGATGGACGACCACGTCACGAAGTACGTCGAATCGCTGGTCGACGAGTGA